DNA from Alnus glutinosa chromosome 2, dhAlnGlut1.1, whole genome shotgun sequence:
atatatttatttattattattagatgaCTTTCTGAATTTAACtaaatatctttttaattaaaaaaactttataatATCTTTTTGTTAAAGATTTTGTTATCCTTTTAGAACTTTATAATTGTAATTGGAGTGTTAGAGTCAGTTTCTAATTTCTAAAACATTTATTAGTAGGTGATTTTATTCGAAttcaactatatataatatattttttttcttaataatattGTATACCACACCAACATCTTATAATGTGGTGTTAATGTTGCTGCTCATACACTTACTAGATTTGCTATTTCTTGCCAGTTGAACCAAGTTTGGTTAGATTCTATTCCGTCCTGTATTATGGGAATTGTCAATTCTGAACTTATCGTAGCTGATTATCTATGAAATTACAAtttccctttaaaaaaagaaaaaagaaaaaagaaaaaaaccatctTATAATGTGGTAGTAAcaatttacttttaattttaatttttttttaacaagaattgaTCCAATGATGAATTGGCACTGTCACATCAGTATATGAGGCATCGGTCtggtatataatatttttgttttaactaaatatttatttgttaaagATTGCTCTCCTTATACAACTTTATCAAGTGGCATATTAAAATGTGTTTGGTATTATTTTCTTTCACATCTCTTTGCAAATCTATCATTATGTATATGAAACCCACATGTggtctcacaaattcaatagtggATTTCCATATCTCTTGTACGAAGATGAGCAATATGAGAACTAGAGAATGAAAACAAACATTTCTCATAATTTATTAGTAGGTGAGTATTTTAATTCAACTACATATGTATTTGTTATGATTGTTATCCTTATAGCGAGGCTGGTTGGAGCCTTAGGCGGATTAGGCGGCCGTCTAAGGCCCCAGGACTGCAATTAAGAAATCTTAATGGAGATttatttccaaaaaataaattaaaaattttaggcCCTAATTTCTATCAATATTCTTTAAGTAAGGCCCCAAATTACGGTACAAATATAATAAGAAATGCATTAATATCATGCTTGCGActccaatttaataaggcccttaattatgaaatattaatgaaaatttatttcaaaaaaaaattagccttaattaccatcaatattctttaattaaggctccaaattatggtaaaaatatattaagaaatgcATTAATATCGTTGCATGAGATATATggttttttttatctctttcttacATGTGTTGCTTAAGTACACACACAACACTCTCATCTccctctttatttcttttcacttctctcaaaaaagtgaaatccaaaacattctaactttttttttttttttttttcactttttatatcacatcaatcattttttattactattcaagtaaaaaaaaaaaaaaaaactacaaaagaaaacttttcacttttctatcaaacaaatccaaacttttttatactttatatcacattaatcacttcttactactattttcaaacaaaaatttcacaacacaaccatttaccaaacacactCAGTGTATTTATGATTGAGTCCAAGGTTcaaaatagaatatatatatatatatatatatatatatatatatatatatatatatgttaagaagatgaaaagtttttaaaTATCTTATTTAACTACTgtcaatattatttaattaagaccacaaattatggtaaaaaaataattaagaaatacattaatatcattgcatgagatatgagttccctctctctctctctctctctctctctctctctctctcgctcttaTGTTTGTTGTTTCAGTATACacacaacattaaaaaataGTGCATTTATTATTGTGTCCAACgttcaaaatagaatgaaaaaaaaaatgctaagaagatagaaagtctctaaatattttatttaattactgtcaatattttttaattaaggccaCAAATTAcggtaaaaaaaatatttaagaaatgcattaatatcattgcatgagatatgaggttttctctctctctctctctctctctctctctctcttatatgtGTTGCTTCAATACACACACAACCTTCAAAAATAGTGCATTTATGATTAAGTCCAACATTCAAAATataatgagaaaagaaaaattaaatgttaagaaGATATAAATTCTCctaaaggacaaaaatttcctacaaactggtttgtagaaaatttcatacaaccaaCATATAAGAATGgtatgtgtcatttaaacatatgagaaacacattttttatttttaattaatactattaaaaaagcatgtgagaagcacatgctattaaaacaacatgtgtttctcacatatgaagggacacatgtcaatcttatatgtgggttatataaaatttcctacaaaccggtttgtaggaaatttctatcgTTCTcgaaatattttattcaattccAAATCCTACACTTTATaagtttccatttttatttttatttttttatctcaatttccctattcaagtcttattcaattttttttgaaaatcatgGATATTATTAATCAAGCCATGAAGACTTTCTTGGCGAGTACAATAGAAAGATAGAGGAAGAACATTCCTCCACCCATACAGAGTCTAGAGACTGATTCAAAACAATTTTGGTTAACACATGAGTAGCCATGTTGGCTACACGACTAACATGCCTTATTGCATGATAATGAAAATCTTAAAGCTTTGTAATTGTATCCTCAATCACCTGGCCGTAATTGTTCCAACAAGGGAGATCTTGGCACACAACATTAACAACATTCAAATAGCCACCTTCGAAGATAATTCGTGCATAGCCCAAGTCGCTGCACATCTTGGCCGCTCGCCAAAGGGCCACGACCTCAACCACACTCGGATCATTGACTTAAGAGACAACTTGAGCCGTTGCTGCCACCAACTAACCATTTTCATTCCTTAAGACTTTCCCCATGCCCATAGTCCTCGTAGTTCTATTGAGAGTTGCATCCCAATTCAATTTCAGGAAGCCCACAGGTGGTGGTGACCACCATTGTTTGCTAGACTCTTGCACAAAGGCCGTTGGGGCTAAACACTCAATGTACATGGTGGAATTTAACACTGTCTCTTGGGCTTGCTGCACCACCTGTTTGGGGGGGCATGAAGCCCCTATCAAAGACAAAAGAATTTCGGCATTTCGGCACAGCTAGAGGCATCTGGCCATGGTTAAAGCAAAGATGAAATCATCATCATCCAACCTCTCCTTTAACTGTTTGAAAAAACCCATACCATCACTCTCTAGCAAGGCAAGCTTCTGCATCAATTTCTTTCCCTCTTACCAAACTGCCACCAAGGCTGAACAACtctgttagttttattggcttcattctgttgataAAACCACTATCATGTAATGATGCTATCTTAACAGGGATACAGTATTATTTCAGAAATCTTcatatatttagagtttatttttctaatatggaaatagctttattatgacaagtttcagtgtcacaaatttcaagaaggcaattttagagttccaggaagattctacgAAGTTttcaactcagcaaaagtcagatccctTGTTCCCGTTTGGACGGTCCAgtgaatcgtccggacgccctccagtgtcgagaagattctgacagCTCAGcgtgcatctgtccggacgtcagggcaacaccgtccggactctcttcagtgttcgagaagaatctagatttcctttgcagacacggatctggaaagacagcttgcaaccgtctggatgttaaggcaacaccatccgaacatgaccttaataaggaaactagcgcattatggaaagacaattgcacagttcaccgtccggacgctctatgcCTCCATTCGGAAGCTGCTTAGAGAAATCCAAATCAGTGGCAATTTAGGCATtctaagtctataaatagaggccactaggcatgtattatttacagaattcggtattgaattctttagagcttaaaaagggtgtttaggtagaaattgtataaatctgctagctctctaagagttgctCGGTGTGTGGTTTCTAttcatgtgaagtctagcttagggaggagccttaagctaaaggaatccattgaagaccccttcaggtaggtgacctgGTTAGGAAAcattcgtgtataggtacacgttagagtgcaaggtacgatcgctgcatcagggtatgtgagtgttactgctttgttattagctttattttctgaatagtggaatgcctaggtttggctgccacgaagtggtttttctcttaattgagtttccacttcgttaacaaaatatctatctcatttaaattccgcactttgatattttgttacacattattcacacacacaaacacacacacacacacacacacacacacacacacacacacaccgtaaattagaagtctttctTATTTCTCAAGCTCCACAACACATGCCATACATCTTTAGGGCAAGAATAGCACAAAGGATAGAGAGGATCCTGCACTAGGTGCTTTCTAAAGAGGGCAGTTTTTGTTGgtaatatattattatagaaCTTCCAAGCGAAATTTTTCAACACTTCAGGGTCCTGCAACTTCCAGTTTGCCTTCCAAACCTCCTTGTTCTCCTGAGATCTTGAAGCTTCCCCTCAAGGTTGTGCTCTTCTATTCATCTCAAAATGGTAACCACTCTTCACAGAGTAGCAACCATTAGACGAACCAATCCAAATTCTTTTGTTAGGATTCCTAGAAGGTTAGGGAGCAAGCTGCATATGGTGTTAGCTTCACTAGCATAAAAAGATGCCCCAATGAGTGAAACATTCCACCCACCTGTAGTCGGATCTAACAGAGAATTGACTATGGCCTCCGGGTTGAGACAAATCACAGGAAATTAGACCTTATAAGAAGAAGGAATTGGGAGCCACTGATCCCCCCAAATCCTAATTTGTTCCCATTCCCAACTCGCCAAACCAGATCCCTTTCCAACACTTCCCTCGCTTTGAATGAACTTTTCCATGCATATGAGGGATTTCGGCCCAATGAAGCATGCATAAACTCACCACCCCGATAGTATTTATCCCTCAGGATAGTTGCCACCATAGATTTTGGCTGCTGCACTAATCCCCACCCCTGCTTGGCTAGTAATGCAAGATTAAATACTTCCAAGTCCCTGAAGCCCATACCATTAGAAGACTTAGATTTTCCCATGCTGTCCCACCTCATCCAAGCTGCCTTAGTGATGTTGTGTTGATGCCCCCACCAAAACTTGCTGATTAAGGAATTTATTCTCTTGCACAGGGTCTTGGGCAACAGAAAAACCCCCATGTTATATGTCGGGATAGCTTGCACTACAGCCTTAATCAAGACCTCCTTCCATGCTTGTGATAAAAACCTCTCCTTCGAGCCATCTAATTTCTATTGAACTCTATCCAAGATCCCTGCAAAGGTGTGGTTTTTTTAGCGCCCCACCATTGCAGGCAGCCCCAGATACTTTTCATAACCTCTAGTGGCTAAAATCCCCATTGAATTGCTGATAGTCCTTGAAAGCCCTACCTATATTGGTACCGAAGAAGATAGCAATTTTCTCATTGTTTAGCTTTTGACTTGAAGCTTGTTCATATTTATTCAGCAAATGCAATATATTACCCCATTCCTTAAAATCATTTCATATCTGATcagtgataaaaataaaaataaaaataaaaaataaaaagaaagaaagaaagaaagaaaaaaattatttaccaaaaactcaatcaatcaattgcattattttttttattttttttttattttttttatttttacgatATTAGGAAATATTTTTACACTAATTTGCCTTTCTTTGAGCAGGTTAAAAGTGTTAGATAATTCTATCATAAAGATTAAAATCCTATTTAAGAATCTAAGATCAACAATGTCACAATAAAGATTAAATGGATTAaccatattatcaattgaaaaagaaatgttaaaaaaacttaaatataaaaacttaataagtaattttgcatcTCAAAAAGCGAaaagaatgaattttaaattaaataatatttaatttttaataaaatgcaCCACTTAAACTTCTTGTTTAAGGCTCTAAAATGTATCGAGCCAGCCCTGCCTTATAGCGCTTTGTCATTATATATGCCTCGTTTTTGGTTCGTGGAATAAACCAtcggaatggaatgactatttctatggaatagtcattctaatGTTTGGTAGGGATCTATTCATTGGAATAGTTAGTCccattggaatacctattctCTTACAAAGATGAATACCTATTTCActtaaaaatgagaggaatagctgtTCCAATGAGAATAGATTAGATTTTCCAGGAAAAAccactattattttttattttctttcaaattttttcaaaaaaagaaaaagaaaaacgaaaaacgaaaaaatagaAACCCCAACCCTACCTTAAtagtggctggccgaccaccccaatgggtggtcggccagccacatATGGCGctaggggtggtcgcaccacccccgacACCATTTGGGGATGGCACAGGCCACCCTCGATGGGCTTCGAGGGTGGCCGCAACCATCCCCGGAGTGGTCTCCGGGGGTGGCAATGGGTGGTCAGTCACCctatagttttcaatttttttttttaatttataatttaatttaatttaatttatatatatatatataatgtggggtttttttagtaattttgattgtatttcaattaaagtatatgaattgttaccaaactaaagattaagaaTAATTACTCCATTCCATCATCTTCTATtcttaggaatagctattccctttcctaatggaatagtcatgcCGCAAACCAAATGAGGTCATATAGTTGAAGTATTAGAGTCGGATTCCAAATCTAATTTGCGGCATTTTTTGATAGCTTATGCAATTTGTATTTTCTTCTTTAGttagttgttgtttttttttttttttttccctatgcACGTGCCTTTTGTATATTTGCTTCGTAATAAATGAGGAATACATGCCCTGTTTAAAAAAACTCTAACAACATGTGAGTTTCGGTATTTCCATTTCGATGAAAAAGTAGGCAttcttttgtcttcttcttcttttctttttttttttgttaaatacgTTTGACCTtatgtggtttaaaaaatttattttgtgcCCTGTACTTTATTTTGTATCGCAGATAATACTTCATTTATGTTTAAAGATGAAGACATAACCTCCATCcaaaaattgatggaagtcCACGTCACTAGCCTTAAAAAACCGACATGTGTACCTATacctaattaaaatttaaaaaaaaaaactaaaaaactaaaaatattaataacatttaaaaagataaaaacattaaagaaatctactttttcaaatatatatatatatatatatatatatatatatatatatatatatatatatatatatatatatatatatatatatatatatatatatatatatatatatatatatatatatatatattaggggtgaccgaaccacctctatggcctttggg
Protein-coding regions in this window:
- the LOC133860274 gene encoding uncharacterized mitochondrial protein AtMg00310-like, with product MGVFLLPKTLCKRINSLISKFWWGHQHNITKAAWMRWDSMGKSKSSNGMGFRDLEVFNLALLAKQGWGLVQQPKSMVATILRDKYYRGGEFMHASLGRNPSYAWKSSFKAREVLERDLVWRVGNGNKLGFGGISGSQFLLLIRSNFL